From the genome of Chania multitudinisentens RB-25, one region includes:
- a CDS encoding peptidoglycan glycosyltransferase FtsI, producing MKAVRPGKLKRQEDQASFVSWRFALLCGCILLALVGLIARAAYLQVINPDQLVKEGDMRSLRVQEVPTARGMISDRSGRPLAVSVPVNAVWADPKELNEHGGITLDSRWKALSDALQIPLDQLSNRINANPKGRFVYLARQVNPAMGDYIHKLKLPGIYLREESRRYYPAGQVTSHIIGVTNIDGEGIEGVEKSFNRWLTGQPGERTVRKDRYGRVIEDVSSVDSLAAHNLMLSIDERLQALVYRELNNAVAFNKAESGTAVLVDVNTGEVLAMANSPSYNPNNMAGTPKDTMRNRAITDIFEPGSTVKPMVVMTALQHGVVKENSVLNTIPYRINGHEIKDVARYAELSMTGILQKSSNVGVSKLALAMPSSALVDTYSRFGLGKATNLGLVGESSGLYPKKQRWSDIERATFSFGYGLMVTPLQLARVYATIGSLGVYRPLSITKVDPPVAGERVFPEATVRTVVHMMESVALPGGGGVKAAIKGYRIAIKTGTAKKVGPDGKYVNRYIAYTAGIAPASQPRFALVVVINDPQGGKYYGGAISAPVFGAIMGGVLRIMNIEPDALPTADKSELVINSQKEGKGGRS from the coding sequence ATGAAAGCCGTACGTCCCGGTAAGTTGAAACGCCAGGAAGATCAGGCCAGCTTTGTCAGCTGGCGTTTTGCATTGCTGTGTGGCTGTATTTTGCTGGCTCTGGTCGGGTTGATAGCGCGTGCGGCTTATCTACAAGTCATCAACCCGGATCAACTGGTGAAAGAAGGTGATATGCGTTCACTGCGCGTGCAGGAAGTTCCCACTGCTCGCGGTATGATTAGCGATCGTTCAGGGCGCCCGCTGGCAGTGAGTGTGCCGGTGAACGCGGTCTGGGCCGATCCAAAAGAGCTGAATGAACATGGGGGCATCACGCTGGATTCGCGCTGGAAAGCGCTTTCCGACGCGCTGCAAATTCCACTGGATCAACTCTCCAACCGCATCAATGCCAACCCGAAGGGGCGTTTTGTTTACCTGGCGCGCCAGGTAAACCCGGCGATGGGGGATTATATTCACAAGCTTAAGCTGCCGGGGATTTACCTGCGCGAAGAGTCGCGCCGTTATTACCCTGCGGGGCAGGTCACTTCCCATATCATCGGCGTCACTAACATTGATGGTGAAGGGATTGAAGGAGTTGAAAAGAGTTTCAACCGCTGGCTGACCGGGCAGCCGGGTGAGCGCACGGTCCGTAAAGATCGCTATGGTCGGGTGATTGAGGATGTTTCCTCAGTGGACAGCCTGGCGGCGCACAACCTGATGCTGAGCATTGATGAACGCCTACAGGCACTGGTTTACCGTGAATTGAACAACGCCGTGGCCTTTAACAAGGCGGAATCAGGTACGGCAGTGTTGGTGGACGTGAACACTGGCGAAGTATTGGCGATGGCGAATAGTCCCTCGTACAACCCGAACAATATGGCCGGTACGCCGAAAGACACCATGCGTAACCGGGCGATAACCGATATTTTTGAACCGGGTTCCACAGTGAAACCGATGGTGGTAATGACCGCATTGCAGCACGGTGTGGTGAAAGAAAACAGTGTGCTCAATACCATTCCTTACCGTATTAACGGCCATGAAATCAAAGATGTGGCGCGTTATGCTGAACTGTCGATGACCGGGATCTTGCAGAAGTCGAGTAACGTCGGTGTGTCTAAACTGGCGTTAGCGATGCCGTCCTCAGCGTTAGTAGATACTTACTCACGTTTTGGGCTGGGAAAAGCGACCAATTTGGGGCTGGTCGGAGAAAGCAGTGGCTTATACCCAAAAAAACAACGGTGGTCTGACATAGAGAGGGCCACCTTCTCTTTCGGCTATGGGCTAATGGTAACGCCGTTACAGTTAGCGCGAGTCTATGCCACGATCGGCAGCCTGGGCGTGTATCGCCCATTGTCGATCACCAAAGTTGACCCCCCGGTTGCCGGTGAGCGCGTCTTCCCTGAAGCAACGGTGCGTACCGTAGTGCATATGATGGAAAGCGTGGCCCTGCCGGGTGGTGGTGGGGTTAAGGCTGCCATCAAGGGTTACCGCATTGCTATTAAAACCGGTACTGCTAAAAAAGTCGGGCCGGACGGCAAATACGTCAATCGATATATCGCTTATACCGCGGGTATTGCGCCTGCCAGTCAACCCCGTTTTGCTCTGGTGGTGGTTATCAATGACCCACAGGGTGGGAAGTATTACGGCGGGGCGATCTCTGCACCAGTGTTCGGTGCCATCATGGGGGGGGTGCTGCGGATCATGAATATTGAGCCGGATGCTTTACCCACCGCAGATAAAAGCGAATTGGTTATTAACAGTCAAAAAGAGGGTAAAGGTGGCAGATCGTAA
- the ftsL gene encoding cell division protein FtsL: protein MIGNERHGLVGVIGGDLLRNAKIPLILLVAVLVSAVFVVTTAHRTRLLTAEREQLGLERDALDIEWRNLILEENALGDHSRVERIATEKLQMQHVDPSQENIIVKP from the coding sequence GTGATTGGCAACGAACGCCATGGATTGGTGGGGGTGATTGGCGGTGACTTGCTGCGTAACGCTAAAATCCCGCTGATTTTATTGGTTGCTGTACTGGTTTCCGCCGTTTTTGTGGTTACCACTGCACACCGTACCCGTTTGTTGACGGCTGAGCGTGAACAGCTTGGGTTAGAACGTGATGCGCTGGATATTGAATGGCGCAACCTGATTCTGGAAGAGAACGCCCTTGGCGATCACAGCCGCGTGGAGCGGATCGCGACTGAAAAGCTACAGATGCAGCACGTTGATCCATCGCAGGAAAATATCATCGTTAAGCCATAA
- the rsmH gene encoding 16S rRNA (cytosine(1402)-N(4))-methyltransferase RsmH, translating to MLENDKHITVLLDEAVNALNIRSNGTYIDGTFGRGGHSRLILSQLGPEGRLLAIDRDPQAIAAAQSIKDSRFTIVHGPFSDLSHYVRERDLLGKIDGVLLDLGVSSPQLDEAERGFSFMRDGPLDMRMDPSCGQSAAEWLMKAEADDIAWVLKTFGEERFAKRIARAIVEKNRTEPMTRTKELADLIANASPFREKHKHPATRSFQAIRIYINSELEEIERALDGALEVLAPQGRLSIISFHSLEDRIVKRFMRHHSRGAQVPAGIPLTEAQLREMGGRTLKALGKMMPSEGEVAENPRARSSVLRIAERMPA from the coding sequence ATGTTGGAAAACGATAAACACATCACCGTACTGTTGGATGAGGCAGTGAATGCCCTCAATATTCGCAGTAACGGTACATACATTGACGGTACTTTTGGTCGCGGTGGCCATTCTCGTCTGATTCTGTCCCAACTGGGGCCAGAAGGGCGCTTGCTGGCTATTGATCGCGACCCTCAGGCAATTGCCGCTGCGCAATCTATTAAAGATTCTCGTTTTACTATCGTACATGGCCCATTTTCTGATTTGTCGCACTATGTGCGGGAGCGCGATCTGCTGGGCAAAATTGATGGTGTCTTACTCGATCTGGGGGTGTCATCCCCACAGCTAGATGAGGCTGAACGTGGTTTTTCCTTCATGCGCGATGGCCCGTTGGATATGCGCATGGACCCTTCCTGTGGTCAGTCCGCTGCCGAATGGCTGATGAAAGCCGAAGCTGATGATATTGCCTGGGTGCTGAAAACCTTCGGCGAAGAGCGTTTTGCCAAGCGTATTGCTCGTGCCATCGTGGAAAAAAACCGTACTGAGCCGATGACGCGTACCAAAGAATTGGCGGATCTGATTGCTAATGCCAGCCCGTTCCGTGAAAAGCACAAGCATCCGGCGACGCGCAGCTTTCAGGCAATTCGTATTTATATCAATAGTGAACTGGAAGAGATCGAGCGTGCGCTTGATGGCGCGCTAGAGGTTTTGGCTCCACAGGGGCGTTTGTCGATTATCAGTTTCCATTCGTTGGAAGATCGTATCGTCAAACGTTTTATGCGTCATCACAGCCGTGGTGCACAGGTTCCGGCCGGTATTCCGTTGACCGAAGCGCAGCTGCGTGAGATGGGGGGCCGCACGTTGAAAGCGTTGGGTAAAATGATGCCGTCTGAGGGAGAAGTAGCGGAAAATCCTCGTGCCCGCAGTTCGGTGCTGCGCATTGCTGAGAGGATGCCCGCGTGA
- the mraZ gene encoding division/cell wall cluster transcriptional repressor MraZ, with protein MFRGATMVNLDSKGRLAVPTRYRDLLNEESQGQMVCTIDLHQPCLLLYPLPEWEIIEQKLSRLSSMNPAERRVQRLLLGHASECQMDSAGRLLLANTLRQHAGLTKEVMLVGQFNKFELWDEQTWYQQVKDDIDAEQSTQEPLSERLQDLSL; from the coding sequence ATGTTTCGTGGAGCAACGATGGTTAACCTCGACAGTAAAGGGCGGCTTGCCGTACCTACCCGCTACCGGGATTTACTGAATGAGGAATCGCAAGGCCAAATGGTTTGTACCATTGACCTCCATCAGCCCTGCCTGCTGCTTTATCCATTACCCGAATGGGAAATCATTGAACAAAAATTATCTCGCCTGTCGAGCATGAATCCCGCCGAGCGCCGCGTTCAGCGCTTGCTTTTGGGGCATGCCAGCGAGTGTCAGATGGACAGTGCCGGGCGGTTGTTGTTAGCCAATACGTTGCGCCAACACGCCGGGCTCACGAAAGAAGTGATGCTGGTTGGGCAGTTCAACAAGTTTGAACTGTGGGATGAACAGACCTGGTATCAACAAGTCAAGGACGATATTGACGCTGAACAATCCACTCAGGAACCGTTATCTGAGCGGCTACAGGACTTGTCACTATAA
- a CDS encoding L-alanine exporter AlaE, with amino-acid sequence MFSPASRLRSAAADTFALVVYCFVAGMAIEILISGMSFSQSLSSRLLSIPVNILIAWPYGRYRDFFITTARRFAHGRFLLRNLADLLAYVSFQSPVYAAILWSVGADGQQIIAAVASNAVVSMAMGVVYGYFLEYCRRLFRIVGYV; translated from the coding sequence ATGTTTTCACCTGCTTCACGCTTACGCAGTGCCGCTGCTGATACTTTTGCCCTGGTGGTCTACTGTTTTGTGGCAGGTATGGCGATTGAGATCCTGATTTCTGGCATGAGTTTCAGTCAGTCGCTCTCTTCCCGTTTACTGTCAATTCCTGTCAACATTCTTATTGCCTGGCCCTATGGCCGCTACCGTGATTTCTTTATTACTACAGCCCGCCGTTTCGCGCATGGGCGATTTTTACTGCGTAATCTGGCAGATCTTTTGGCCTATGTCAGTTTTCAGTCACCGGTTTATGCGGCCATTCTGTGGAGTGTCGGTGCCGATGGGCAACAAATCATAGCGGCAGTGGCCAGTAATGCAGTGGTATCCATGGCGATGGGAGTGGTATACGGCTATTTTCTGGAATATTGTCGCCGGCTGTTTCGCATTGTGGGATATGTATAA
- the cra gene encoding catabolite repressor/activator: MKLDEIARLAGVSRTTASYVINGKAKQYRVSDKTVEKVMAVVREHNYHPNAVAAGLRAGRTRSIGLVIPDLENTSYTRIANYLERQARQRGYQLLIACSEDQPDNEMRCIEHLLQRQVDAIIVSTALPPEHPFYQRWANDPFPIIALDRALDREHFISVVGADQEDSFALAQELRSFPAKSVLYLGALPELSVSFLREQGFRQAWQDDERQVDYLYANSYEREAAGALFAEWLKTHPMPQALFTTSFPLLQGVMDVTLKQYGRLPTDLAIATFGDNELLDFLECPVLAVAQRHRDVAERVLELVLASLDEPRKPKPGMTRIRRNLFRRGSLSRK; this comes from the coding sequence ATCAACGGTAAGGCGAAACAGTATCGTGTCAGCGATAAAACCGTCGAAAAAGTGATGGCCGTGGTCAGGGAGCACAACTATCATCCGAATGCTGTCGCGGCGGGGCTGCGCGCCGGGCGTACCCGATCTATCGGGCTGGTGATACCGGATCTTGAGAATACCAGCTATACCCGCATTGCCAACTATCTGGAACGCCAGGCACGCCAGCGTGGTTACCAACTGCTGATCGCCTGTTCAGAAGATCAGCCAGATAACGAAATGCGTTGTATTGAGCATCTGCTGCAACGCCAGGTGGATGCTATCATCGTTTCTACCGCATTACCGCCAGAGCACCCTTTCTATCAACGTTGGGCCAATGATCCTTTCCCGATCATTGCGTTAGATCGTGCGTTGGATCGCGAACATTTCATCAGTGTGGTTGGTGCCGATCAGGAGGATTCCTTTGCACTCGCCCAAGAGTTGCGTAGCTTCCCGGCCAAATCGGTGTTGTACCTGGGGGCTTTGCCAGAACTTTCGGTGAGTTTCCTGCGTGAGCAGGGGTTTCGTCAGGCCTGGCAGGATGATGAGCGCCAGGTGGATTACCTGTATGCTAACAGCTACGAGCGCGAAGCGGCCGGGGCGTTGTTTGCCGAGTGGTTGAAAACGCATCCGATGCCGCAGGCGTTGTTCACGACTTCCTTCCCTTTGCTGCAAGGGGTGATGGACGTAACGCTGAAACAGTATGGCCGTTTGCCTACGGATTTGGCTATTGCCACCTTTGGTGATAATGAGTTGTTGGATTTCCTTGAGTGCCCGGTGTTGGCAGTGGCGCAGCGCCATCGTGATGTGGCGGAACGGGTGCTGGAACTGGTGTTGGCAAGTCTTGATGAACCGCGCAAACCTAAGCCGGGTATGACGCGCATTCGTCGCAACTTATTCCGCCGTGGCAGCTTGAGCAGGAAATGA